CACCCATCCGCTGCCCCGACAATCCCAACCGTCAAGAGTAGGTCCCACTTGTCATTCTTGGAAAAAAAGTAACTCCTACTAAATACACCTTGACCCTACCACTAATCAATAACCGTAATTATTGCACTTCCCAaattattctattttatttataaaatttatatttatacttAAATAGTACCTTTTTTTAATTGGtggaatatataaataaataaaaactaatttaaataaaagatagTGAATTTGACCGGATGGATATTTTTGGTAGCTTCCAAGAATATTTCCTGATCCCCCCTTAAATttaaatgtaatattttaataataattactatttatatacaaatataCATTTATATTTAGCAAAgtaaattatcaattttttttatcataatataaagttgattataataattGTGTGTATTTAATTGAGCATGTTGTAATTTGATTTCACAttaaataactcaaataataataataaacatttgAAAGATTACAATTTACACATTAATTTGGGGGAaataaactttgaaattttggGGCCcactttatattttaatttaattaccttttttaaaataaatttagggCATGGAATCTTATGGGGGAAGAAAGAAACCGACACGTTCCGGTAAATTATGCACACAGGTGggtggtgttattattttttaaaactattaaTAATAACTGGACGGTTGAGGATGCGGCCATGCTGGCCGATGGGGATTCTGAGGCGTTGGATGGGATTGAATCAGAGGGCTGAGATTGAGTGGGGTGACGAAGTAAGTGCATCTGAGGTTTCCACGAGGGCTGTGTGGATGTGAAATATATCCCCAAAAAGAATAGATGAAGAGATAGATAGCAAGAAACAAGGGCTCATTTCTATTTTCTAGAGAGAGTTGAGGGAACAGTGGGTGTGGAAAAAACAGAGAGGAAAAGGGTGGATTTTGGGGTTGTGGGAGTGGAGGAAGCCCATTTCAAAAAGAGATCTTTGTCAAAAGATTGATGTTTTTCATCGCCGGAGCTTGTTGAATTTGTGGCGATACCTAAGATGAGGTTTCTGATTGGGATTTAGTCATCTGGGTCAAGCTCAAATCTTTATTTTGTGGAGTGGGTAGAGGGTGTAATGGATAGGAATAGAGAAGCCAGAAGGGCTAGTGTTGTGGGCTCTAATGGTTTCAAGAGAAGAAGACATAGAACAAGCAGTCTCAGAGGCTCGCCAGGTGTGCACGAATTCAGCTTTAAACAGATCTGTTTGTAATTTTTCTATGGaaaagattgattttttttttagttgtgTTCGTGGGTTGCTTCTTATTTCATTTTCCCCCCTTTGTTTTGCAGATGAAGATTTGGGAGTGGAGTTGCAGGAATCTATAAGATTAAGGGAGAGAGTGAGGACTGATCGAGATCGAGATCGAGATCGAGAGAGGGAGAGAGATAGAGAAAGGGAAAGAGGAAGAGATTTGAGAGAAAGGGATAGTAGGAGTAAGAGGAGAAGAGCTGAGAGATTGATGAGCAATAGAGATGATGTTGGTGGAGATGAAACTTCGGAAGAGAGTGTCAACGATGAAGAggatgaagaagatgaagaaaacAACGGCGGAGGCGGCGGGGTTAGACTGTTTGCGCCAACGGTTGGGCCGATTTCCAACCATCACCACCACGGCCATCACCACAGCCACAGCAGTAGTCTTAATCAACAACAACACGATAGTAGTGCTACGAATATTATCACCGGTAATCACCATCTTCAGACAAGAAAAACCTTCCCCCCCAGCACGTCTTCTTCTTCCTCCAAGGTTTTCAAGGCCGTTCCTATCTGGAAACCTGGTGATGAAATGATTGGTGTCTCTGTTCCAAGAAAAGCTCGTTCTGGTAAAAGTCCAAGGCAGTAAAATCccttttctttgatttttttttattattgatttttgttaATGCATTTCTTTAATGGgtttttcttgatttgtgtTTCTTCAGCATGCGCGAAGAGGTCCCATGATCGGATTTCAGGGAGTAGCAATAATATTGGTGCCGGTGTGATTGTCGGAGGAGAGCAAATTCTTCTGCAAGCAGCAAGTTCTGCGGTGAGACTAGGCCTTGCTCCATCTCCGGCTGCTCCAGTGTCGCCTTCTTCTTCCAATGCGTCCGTCAGAAAAAAGCTTGTTAGTGGTCAAGAATATTTAGTATTCtggaaaaatttcagatttataaattttcgtGGTTTTTCTGAAggtttttttttccagaaactTAACAGCGGGCCGAAGCTAAAACCTCCTAAGGTGTcatcaaagacgagttcttcgAATCCCGAGGAGATAGAAATTGAAATGGCTGAGGTTTTGTATGGGTTGAGGACTCATTCTCAAAGCCCTTCATTGAAGAAAGAAGATTCAAGAGAAGTCAATAGATCCAGCAGCGACACGAAATCTCATGTTTCGTCTCCGATGTCCAATTCTACGTCGGCAAATAATCTGAATTTAGCCTCTAATTCGAGCCCCCTATCTGCTGTTGGTATGTTACAAGTATTTTCGAGGAAATTCCACATGGAGTTCACGGTTCAAACTTTTGGTTTTTTACTCTTTTCTAAATATTTGTTGTAGCTCCGAAGAGAAAGAGGCCTAGGCAAGTGTTGGAAAATTCCAGCTATGGTGCTCGGAGTAGCCCCGTTTCTTCGAAACCAGAGATAGACCAAGCACCAAAGAACGAGATTTTATCGCCTAAATTGGAAAAAATCCCGGGATCAACGGGAGATAATGGGTTTGAAATGGCTTGCGATTTGGTCAATTCTCAAGGTCAGCAGCACCATCTTCTAGAGTTGAAAGCTTCCGACTCTGTTAAAACTGATTCGGAGTTCAAATCTACTGCTGAAGAATCGAAGAACAACGTAGATCTGGTTCAGCAAGAAGAGATGAGCTCAATAAAGGCGAAAGAGGGGAAAGAGATGAGAACAGATGATAGCGGCCGCGAGGATTCGACCTTGACAGCGACAGCTTCAGCTGCTGTTGCAATTATTAAAGCGTGAGAATTTCAAGATTTGATGTTTGATGGTGcaagattttcttttctttgggaACCATTTTTCTTGAAATGGGCCTAATGTTGGTATTTGGTGTTGTTTTTTCCCCTTGAAAATTTCAGTTCTTTAATGTCTTGCGAGGCTGAAAATCAGAGGGAAGAGAAGTTTGTTATAGATCTGATGGTGAGTGTACGAAGATATGATTTTTGTTGGGACAAATGAATTTCTCCTTGATCTGAAAGTTTTGAACCCATTTCAGGCTCCGCCGCCTCTGGTAAGGTTGTCACCTGATAAAGAAACCAAGGTTGATTTGGCAGGCGCAGAGCAGAAGCCGAATACATCCATTGTTGATGCGGTATTACTCTAGATACTGAGCTTCAGATTCTTGTGAAGGGGATTTTTTTTCCTCCGTGCGGATCTgcatttattttgatatttttttacttttattcgTGTAGGAGTTAAAGTCTATGATTTTGAAAGttaaagaagaagagaaaggaAAAAGTGGGAAAGTTCAATTGACAAATGTGACAGGTGCAGAAATTAAAGGAGAAAATATAGCAGAAGAAGATGAATTGAACAAGGGTAGGAATCTTGATCTACTGCTTGATTTGGAGGAGTCTGAAAGATATGGTGGAAACAAATTACAGCACCAGGTTTTGAAGCAGCAGCGACAAATGCCATTGAAAGTGGCCAAAGAGGAGCCAGCCACTGGGAAACCTGGTAAGCTGATTTTTTAGCCATTTTTTTTACCCGGGAATCTCTTTCTTCTCTGCATATTTTCAAGGATTTTCCGATTTTGAGTTGAATGATTTTGGTCTCGTACTCAGGTCAATTGGCGAGCTCATTGCCTCTGCCTATCTCCATGGCTACCTGGCCTGGTGGGCTTCCACCACCCATGGGGTACGGTTGTGTTTCCGAGTCTCATTTACTGGATTTTAAGTAGTGAATCTGTTTAAAAGCTCCGGCTTCCCGTGAAATAACTTGGTAAATTGTCGGTAATTTGGTGGCAGATACATGGCACCTTTGCAAGGAGTTGTCTCAATGGATGGAAGCGCTGTGACACCACCACCTATCCAGGTATGTGATTACCATCTTTTTTCCTCGTCTTCGATTGGAATATTTCTCTTGATTGTGCTGATGTGAAATTTGCAGCCGACCTTCTCTCAACCTCGGTCTAAACGGTGTGCTACGCATTGCTACATTGCTAGGAATATAAACTGTTTCCAACAGGTCATGAAGATGAATCCATTCTGGCAAGCAGCTACAGGCTCTGCATCATTGTATGGGTCAAAACCTGGAAATATGAATGCTGTGACGGTCACTGATTTGCTAGGAAATAATGCTGTTAGGGGTGCAAATAATATTGTTCAGGAGAAAGGGCAGAATCTGTCTAGCATTTCCAGTCCTGGTGGTAAGGAGAAAAATTCTCAATCTGCTAATTCCTCAGAATCTGCTCACAGAAAGCAGCAAATTATGCTGCAGCAGGCTTTGCCCCCTGTGGCACCTAGTAATTTGGTGGTATGTCTCTTTTTCTGCATCCTACTCAGTTTTTTGATCAAAGCAAGTTTTGACGTGGTGATTTTATTATCTGGGACTTTGTTTTCGTAGGGGCCAGCTTTTATCTTCCCTTTGAATCAACAACAGGCTGCAGCCGCGGCCGCCGCTGCTGCAGCCTCTGTGAGGCCAGCTGCTGCCAAATCTCATACAGCTGCAAGCCAGGCTTCATCCAACGCCTCCCGCTCTGCCTCTGCAAGTATGTCTGCTACAGCTGGAGGTGCATCAACTCCAATGAGCTTCAACTATCCAAACATGGCTACGAATGAAACACAGTACTTGGCAATCTTACAAAACAATGCTTACCCTTTTCCTATTCCTGCGGTTGGTGCTCCACCAAACTACAGGGGGACCCCGGCACAGGCGATGCCTTTGTTCAACGGTCCTTTCTATTCGTCACAGATGATTCATCCATCTCAACTGCAGCACCAACAAACGACCACCTCTCAGTCACCGCAACTGCGGCAAGTTCACCAAAATGCAAGTACATCGAGTGGCTCCTCATCGACACCGAAGCATTTGCCGGGCCCGCAGATTCGGCCCCCAAGTGGTGGCGCTAGTGCTGTGGCTGGAAGCACAAACTTTCCAGCTCAAAAACCTCAGTCATCACAGCAGATACCGCAGGCGCATAATCAGCATATATGTTTGACTCGGCCTCGGCTTGTGGATAATGAAATAAGCAGTGAAGAGAGTCCATCAACTAATGATAACCGAGGATCTTGGGCCTCTGTGAACATATACGGCCAAAATTTCGCAATGCCTATTCACCCACAAAATTTTGCCTTGATGACTCCGCCACCTGTTTTGGCTAGTGCTGCTGCTTCAACCATTGCGCCGGTTGGAGCTGTTAGCAACGGTGAAAAAAAGCCGCCACAACAAACCCAACAGCCGAAATCAAAAGGTGGAGTGGACTCTTTACCTCCCCATAGCTTTGCAATGTCTTTCGGTACCATCAATGGCTCAAATGCCAGCCCTGGCATTGATATCGCATCCATGACTCAAAATCATGCCATATTTCAGAACTTCCCGGAAGCTACTCGACAGAACATCCAAATGGTGGCGGCTGTTGCTGCTGCTCAGGCTGCACAAAAGAAGAATTTTAGAATTTCCGAGGATGGTAAACCAGCGGGTGGAGATTCCATCTCCACTGACGCGGAAAGAAAAAGTTCTTCCGGGAAGGTTGGCACTGCACAATCCATTGCATTTACAAGATCAGACTTGGCCGATACACCTGTTTCTTCTATTCCTGCAAACAGTGGAATTGATATCTCGGCTCGATCCCTGAACGTTTCGACTGGCTCGGCTAGAAGCTCTCGATCTGGGACAGCAAATAATGCTGGAGTCGGTAATGGCCAGAATGCTCACATTCAGGCTCATCAGCTTCAGCAGCAACAGATGCTGCAAATTaagcagcaacagcagcagCTACTGGCAGCAACTCGGAAGGCACCGACAACTAGCAATGGAAATGGGTACTCCGATCACTTGAATTCATCTTCTTCCATGCCTGCCAAGTTTCCAAACCCACTCCCTGGTTTCCCACAAAACATTGTTCAGAGCAGTAGTAGCAGCCCAAGTCATTCTCCTCAGTGGAAAAATCCTACAAGAACAGCCACCTCTCAAGCGATGTCTCCTCTCGCCTCATCAGCTGTATCAACACTCAAAAGCCATCCTCAGCAGCATATACGGGCTCAACCACCAATGCACACACAAATATCCTTTGGAGGAAATCCGAAGACGCCGACTAGTGCACAAGGGCAAGCACCATTAAATAGCCACCAGGCTCCATCGCCCCCTATGATGGTCAGTTCTCCTACTACCTCTTCCATCTCGAAAGGATCAAGTGGAAGTCCAAGAACTACGACTGCTCCTAGTAGCCACAAAATGAGTCAAGCTCCATCCTTGTCAGCTCAGCCGATAAAAAACCCGGCTTCTGTACCAAGTCAGAAATCTCCATCGATCTTAGGAAACCCTCAAATAGCTTCCTCTCCTAGCACTGGAGCAAAGCCGCATATCCAACAGCAGCCTCATCAGCAGCAGCTT
This genomic window from Primulina huaijiensis isolate GDHJ02 chromosome 7, ASM1229523v2, whole genome shotgun sequence contains:
- the LOC140980540 gene encoding protein TIME FOR COFFEE-like isoform X1 is translated as MDRNREARRASVVGSNGFKRRRHRTSSLRGSPDEDLGVELQESIRLRERVRTDRDRDRDRERERDRERERGRDLRERDSRSKRRRAERLMSNRDDVGGDETSEESVNDEEDEEDEENNGGGGGVRLFAPTVGPISNHHHHGHHHSHSSSLNQQQHDSSATNIITGNHHLQTRKTFPPSTSSSSSKVFKAVPIWKPGDEMIGVSVPRKARSACAKRSHDRISGSSNNIGAGVIVGGEQILLQAASSAVRLGLAPSPAAPVSPSSSNASVRKKLKLNSGPKLKPPKVSSKTSSSNPEEIEIEMAEVLYGLRTHSQSPSLKKEDSREVNRSSSDTKSHVSSPMSNSTSANNLNLASNSSPLSAVAPKRKRPRQVLENSSYGARSSPVSSKPEIDQAPKNEILSPKLEKIPGSTGDNGFEMACDLVNSQGQQHHLLELKASDSVKTDSEFKSTAEESKNNVDLVQQEEMSSIKAKEGKEMRTDDSGREDSTLTATASAAVAIIKASLMSCEAENQREEKFVIDLMAPPPLVRLSPDKETKVDLAGAEQKPNTSIVDAELKSMILKVKEEEKGKSGKVQLTNVTGAEIKGENIAEEDELNKGRNLDLLLDLEESERYGGNKLQHQVLKQQRQMPLKVAKEEPATGKPGQLASSLPLPISMATWPGGLPPPMGYMAPLQGVVSMDGSAVTPPPIQPTFSQPRSKRCATHCYIARNINCFQQVMKMNPFWQAATGSASLYGSKPGNMNAVTVTDLLGNNAVRGANNIVQEKGQNLSSISSPGGKEKNSQSANSSESAHRKQQIMLQQALPPVAPSNLVGPAFIFPLNQQQAAAAAAAAAASVRPAAAKSHTAASQASSNASRSASASMSATAGGASTPMSFNYPNMATNETQYLAILQNNAYPFPIPAVGAPPNYRGTPAQAMPLFNGPFYSSQMIHPSQLQHQQTTTSQSPQLRQVHQNASTSSGSSSTPKHLPGPQIRPPSGGASAVAGSTNFPAQKPQSSQQIPQAHNQHICLTRPRLVDNEISSEESPSTNDNRGSWASVNIYGQNFAMPIHPQNFALMTPPPVLASAAASTIAPVGAVSNGEKKPPQQTQQPKSKGGVDSLPPHSFAMSFGTINGSNASPGIDIASMTQNHAIFQNFPEATRQNIQMVAAVAAAQAAQKKNFRISEDGKPAGGDSISTDAERKSSSGKVGTAQSIAFTRSDLADTPVSSIPANSGIDISARSLNVSTGSARSSRSGTANNAGVGNGQNAHIQAHQLQQQQMLQIKQQQQQLLAATRKAPTTSNGNGYSDHLNSSSSMPAKFPNPLPGFPQNIVQSSSSSPSHSPQWKNPTRTATSQAMSPLASSAVSTLKSHPQQHIRAQPPMHTQISFGGNPKTPTSAQGQAPLNSHQAPSPPMMVSSPTTSSISKGSSGSPRTTTAPSSHKMSQAPSLSAQPIKNPASVPSQKSPSILGNPQIASSPSTGAKPHIQQQPHQQQLPKTMQQAQLFFSNPFSQAQTMNPTSTSSTNSVPSGYYMQRRRPDQQNQPPQQLQNAPPTSTGALSLTSSVMTPSTATNDPAKAIAAATCNVKGGGLTSQGVIHSAQLAAQSAGTLLPVGFSYTHPVPTAVQTKPSEHKQSAGNDNLQQWQPEKK
- the LOC140980540 gene encoding protein TIME FOR COFFEE-like isoform X2 — protein: MDRNREARRASVVGSNGFKRRRHRTSSLRGSPDEDLGVELQESIRLRERVRTDRDRDRDRERERDRERERGRDLRERDSRSKRRRAERLMSNRDDVGGDETSEESVNDEEDEEDEENNGGGGGVRLFAPTVGPISNHHHHGHHHSHSSSLNQQQHDSSATNIITGNHHLQTRKTFPPSTSSSSSKVFKAVPIWKPGDEMIGVSVPRKARSACAKRSHDRISGSSNNIGAGVIVGGEQILLQAASSAVRLGLAPSPAAPVSPSSSNASVRKKLKLNSGPKLKPPKVSSKTSSSNPEEIEIEMAEVLYGLRTHSQSPSLKKEDSREVNRSSSDTKSHVSSPMSNSTSANNLNLASNSSPLSAVAPKRKRPRQVLENSSYGARSSPVSSKPEIDQAPKNEILSPKLEKIPGSTGDNGFEMACDLVNSQGQQHHLLELKASDSVKTDSEFKSTAEESKNNVDLVQQEEMSSIKAKEGKEMRTDDSGREDSTLTATASAAVAIIKASLMSCEAENQREEKFVIDLMAPPPLVRLSPDKETKVDLAGAEQKPNTSIVDAELKSMILKVKEEEKGKSGKVQLTNVTGAEIKGENIAEEDELNKGRNLDLLLDLEESERYGGNKLQHQVLKQQRQMPLKVAKEEPATGKPGQLASSLPLPISMATWPGGLPPPMGYMAPLQGVVSMDGSAVTPPPIQPTFSQPRSKRCATHCYIARNINCFQQVMKMNPFWQAATGSASLYGSKPGNMNAVTVTDLLGNNAVRGANNIVQEKGQNLSSISSPGGKEKNSQSANSSESAHRKQQIMLQQALPPVAPSNLVGPAFIFPLNQQQAAAAAAAAAASVRPAAAKSHTAASQASSNASRSASASMSATAGGASTPMSFNYPNMATNETQYLAILQNNAYPFPIPAVGAPPNYRGTPAQAMPLFNGPFYSSQMIHPSQLQHQQTTTSQSPQLRQVHQNASTSSGSSSTPKHLPGPQIRPPSGGASAVAGSTNFPAQKPQSSQQIPQAHNQHICLTRPRLVDNEISSEESPSTNDNRGSWASVNIYGQNFAMPIHPQNFALMTPPPVLASAAASTIAPVGAVSNGEKKPPQQTQQPKSKGGVDSLPPHSFAMSFGTINGSNASPGIDIASMTQNHAIFQNFPEATRQNIQMVAAVAAAQAAQKKNFRISEDGKPAGGDSISTDAERKSSSGKVGTAQSIAFTRSDLADTPVSSIPANSGIDISARSLNVSTGSARSSRSGTANNAGVGNGQNAHIQAHQLQQQQMLQIKQQQQQLLAATRKAPTTSNGNGYSDHLNSSSSMPAKFPNPLPGFPQNIVQSSSSSPSHSPQWKNPTRTATSQAMSPLASSAVSTLKSHPQQHIRAQPPMHTQISFGGNPKTPTSAQGQAPLNSHQAPSPPMMVSSPTTSSISKGSSGSPRTTTAPSSHKMSQAPSLSAQPIKNPASVPSQKSPSILGNPQIASSPSTGAKPHIQQQPHQQQLPKTMQQAQLFFSNPFSQAQTMNPTSTSSTNSVPSGYYMQRRRPDQQNQPPQQLQNAPPTSTGALSLTSSVMTPSTATNDPAKAIAAATCNVKGGGLTSQGVIHSAQLAAQSAGTLLPVGFSYTHPVPTAVQTKPSEHKQSAA